In one window of Arcobacter sp. F155 DNA:
- a CDS encoding YceI family protein: MKSLTKILLSSALALSLANATPHTLDKVHSDVGFSVKHLMITNVKGNFTDYDGKIDFDHDTKTFNALEAKIKATSIDTGIVKRDNHLRSDDFFAAEKYPEITFKMKSYKKDGDEGVMVGDLTMRGITKEVELDVEDIATVKDFDGNNRVGFTLEGKVNRMDFGLKWNKALEFGGVAVSETVKLIVEVQAVEK; encoded by the coding sequence ATGAAGTCATTAACAAAAATCTTATTATCATCGGCACTTGCACTTTCTCTTGCAAATGCAACACCTCATACACTTGATAAGGTTCACTCTGATGTAGGTTTTTCAGTAAAACACTTAATGATTACAAACGTAAAAGGTAATTTTACTGATTATGATGGAAAGATTGATTTTGACCATGATACAAAAACTTTTAATGCTTTAGAAGCAAAAATTAAAGCAACATCAATTGATACTGGTATTGTAAAAAGAGATAATCACTTAAGAAGTGATGACTTTTTTGCAGCTGAAAAATATCCAGAGATTACATTTAAAATGAAGTCTTATAAAAAAGATGGAGATGAAGGTGTAATGGTTGGTGATCTTACAATGAGAGGGATTACAAAAGAAGTAGAACTTGATGTTGAAGATATTGCTACAGTAAAAGATTTTGATGGAAACAATAGAGTAGGGTTTACATTAGAGGGTAAAGTAAATAGAATGGACTTTGGACTAAAATGGAACAAAGCTTTAGAGTTTGGTGGGGTTGCAGTTAGTGAAACTGTAAAACTAATTGTTGAAGTTCAAGCTGTTGAGAAATAA